Proteins encoded by one window of Halobaculum halobium:
- a CDS encoding restriction endonuclease produces MRHPADRLAALPDEEFAAFAERLGGIWPEYEATVAPATPDGTVELSLVREGADAPDERAVVSFRRTPVTLDDVNEFAAFAAERGLSFAVLATVDEVDADATRRARAAPVDVYDGVGLVALARDAGVALPAADGGDDRE; encoded by the coding sequence GTGCGCCACCCGGCCGACCGACTCGCCGCGCTCCCCGACGAAGAGTTCGCCGCCTTCGCCGAGCGGCTGGGCGGTATCTGGCCCGAGTACGAGGCGACGGTCGCGCCAGCGACCCCCGACGGGACCGTCGAGCTGTCGCTCGTGCGCGAGGGGGCGGACGCCCCGGACGAGCGGGCGGTCGTCAGCTTCCGACGCACGCCCGTGACCCTGGACGACGTGAACGAGTTCGCGGCGTTCGCGGCCGAGCGGGGGCTCTCCTTCGCCGTGCTCGCGACCGTCGACGAGGTCGACGCGGACGCGACCCGCCGCGCCCGCGCCGCGCCCGTCGACGTGTACGACGGCGTCGGCCTCGTCGCGCTGGCCCGCGACGCCGGCGTCGCGCTCCCGGCGGCCGACGGCGGCGACGACCGCGAGTGA
- a CDS encoding GIY-YIG nuclease family protein, with product MSEAGTYTLVFAVPDPISVEVGALGVRELSAGAYAYTGSALGAGGFSRIDRHRRVAAGEHDVRHWHVDYLGGHEAVSLPAVERLSGGRDEECRLACTVADAAAERDPVAGFGASDCDCASHLARFEGVAAAESSVTAAYDGLREHDAIRE from the coding sequence ATGAGCGAGGCCGGCACCTACACGCTGGTGTTCGCTGTCCCCGACCCGATATCCGTCGAAGTCGGCGCGCTCGGCGTTCGGGAACTGTCCGCGGGGGCGTACGCCTACACGGGGAGCGCGCTGGGCGCCGGCGGCTTCTCGCGGATCGACCGCCACCGTCGGGTCGCCGCCGGCGAGCACGACGTGCGACACTGGCACGTCGACTACCTCGGCGGCCACGAAGCGGTGTCGCTCCCGGCCGTCGAACGCCTCAGCGGCGGCCGTGACGAGGAGTGTCGCCTCGCGTGCACGGTCGCGGACGCGGCCGCCGAGCGCGACCCGGTCGCCGGGTTCGGAGCCTCCGACTGCGACTGCGCGTCCCACCTCGCGCGGTTCGAGGGCGTCGCCGCCGCCGAATCATCCGTGACGGCGGCGTACGACGGGCTCCGGGAGCACGACGCGATCCGCGAGTGA